In Qingshengfaniella alkalisoli, a single genomic region encodes these proteins:
- a CDS encoding D-tagatose-bisphosphate aldolase, class II, non-catalytic subunit, with protein MTNPLHDLANWRHKAGPSSIPSVCSANALVLRAAMRATAPTTLPLLIEATCNQVNQDGGYTGMTPADFRTFVEGIAAEEGFDTGRLLLGGDHLGPNPWKALPADEAMDKADAMIRAFSAAGFTKLHLDCSMGCAGEPVALDDTVTASRAACLAAAAEDARPSGGIAPVYIIGTEVPIPGGAMEELDTLELTDPDAARTTVQVHRDAFAAAGQDDAFSRVIAAVVQPGVEFGNHNVIDYDSAAARDLSAALKDLPGLCFEAHSTDYQRRAGLAALVRDGFAILKVGPGLTFMLREALYGLDQIAEELFPGQRSRTLRQTMEDVMMAAPANWDRYYEGTDAERALQRHFSYSDRIRYYWPQPDAEAAVAELFTLLGDRLLPETLIGQYLGARYAAVRGGTLTPKAEDLALAAVEALMQDYLSACGA; from the coding sequence ATGACAAATCCCCTGCACGACCTTGCAAACTGGCGCCACAAGGCCGGACCGTCTAGCATCCCGTCGGTGTGTTCCGCCAATGCCCTGGTGCTGCGCGCCGCCATGCGTGCCACCGCCCCCACCACCCTGCCCCTGCTGATCGAGGCCACCTGCAACCAGGTGAACCAGGATGGCGGCTACACCGGAATGACCCCGGCGGATTTCCGGACCTTCGTCGAAGGCATCGCGGCCGAAGAAGGCTTCGACACCGGGCGCCTGCTGCTTGGCGGCGATCATCTCGGCCCGAACCCGTGGAAAGCCCTTCCAGCGGACGAGGCGATGGACAAGGCCGACGCGATGATCCGGGCGTTCTCGGCAGCGGGCTTCACCAAGCTGCACCTCGACTGTTCCATGGGTTGCGCGGGCGAGCCCGTGGCGCTTGACGACACGGTCACCGCATCGCGGGCCGCCTGCCTTGCCGCCGCTGCCGAGGACGCCCGGCCTTCGGGCGGCATTGCCCCAGTCTACATCATCGGCACCGAGGTCCCGATCCCCGGCGGCGCCATGGAGGAACTCGACACGCTCGAGCTGACCGATCCCGATGCCGCCCGCACGACGGTGCAGGTTCACCGGGACGCCTTTGCCGCTGCAGGGCAGGACGATGCCTTCTCACGGGTAATCGCGGCAGTCGTGCAGCCGGGCGTGGAGTTCGGCAACCACAACGTCATCGACTACGACAGCGCGGCGGCGCGGGATCTGTCGGCAGCGCTGAAGGACCTGCCGGGCCTCTGCTTCGAGGCGCATTCCACCGACTACCAGCGCCGCGCCGGCCTCGCGGCCCTGGTGCGGGACGGGTTTGCCATCCTCAAGGTCGGCCCCGGCCTGACCTTCATGCTACGCGAGGCGCTCTACGGGCTCGACCAGATCGCCGAGGAACTCTTCCCCGGCCAGCGCAGCCGCACCCTGCGCCAGACCATGGAAGACGTGATGATGGCCGCGCCCGCCAACTGGGATCGCTACTACGAAGGGACCGACGCGGAACGCGCGCTGCAGCGGCATTTCAGCTACTCCGACCGCATCCGCTACTACTGGCCGCAGCCCGACGCCGAAGCCGCCGTGGCCGAGCTATTCACCCTTTTGGGGGACAGGCTCTTGCCCGAAACCCTGATCGGGCAGTACCTAGGAGCGCGCTATGCCGCCGTCCGGGGAGGCACGCTGACGCCGAAGGCCGAGGATCTCGCGCTCGCCGCCGTCGAAGCGCTGATGCAGGATTACCTTTCGGCCTGCGGGGCCTGA
- a CDS encoding LacI family DNA-binding transcriptional regulator, which produces MEDFSAYVGLSRPTVSKFFNDPASVRDTTRARIETALKESGFSPNIFAVNLKRRRSRIIGIIIPNSTDPFYMELTRSVEELAAKAGYLAFMLSTNGQHALESSAIDRLQSMTVAGLIVVPTGATGRSVRLAQLENEIPLVYVDSPPDHPVAFVGTDNMQSMGLIVDYLCRSGEPPCYLGMPNINRNAAARLDAYVRAMAAAGQPPHILPIPDSDSWEFERFGHECARDLLAGGLPTRTLLCANDRIALGAQLAAWEAGLKVGRDEDCDLRIAGHDDHPQARFSCPPLTTVAQNYGEMARAMSELISCIEHDGKTKPRNILLRAELKLRASA; this is translated from the coding sequence ATGGAGGATTTCTCGGCCTATGTCGGGCTGTCCCGCCCGACCGTGTCGAAATTCTTCAACGATCCAGCGTCCGTGCGCGACACCACCCGGGCACGGATCGAGACGGCGCTCAAAGAGAGCGGATTCAGCCCGAACATCTTCGCGGTGAACCTCAAGCGGCGGCGCAGCCGGATCATCGGGATCATCATCCCCAATTCGACCGATCCGTTCTACATGGAGCTGACACGGTCAGTCGAAGAGTTGGCGGCGAAGGCGGGCTATCTTGCCTTCATGCTGTCGACCAACGGCCAGCACGCGCTGGAAAGCTCTGCCATAGACAGGCTGCAGTCGATGACGGTGGCAGGGCTGATCGTCGTTCCCACCGGCGCGACCGGGCGCAGCGTGCGGCTTGCGCAGCTCGAGAACGAGATACCGCTGGTCTACGTGGACAGCCCCCCCGATCACCCGGTCGCCTTCGTCGGCACCGACAACATGCAAAGCATGGGGCTGATCGTCGACTACCTCTGCCGGTCGGGCGAGCCCCCCTGCTATCTCGGCATGCCGAACATCAACCGCAACGCGGCGGCCCGTCTCGACGCCTATGTCCGGGCCATGGCGGCGGCGGGTCAGCCCCCGCACATCCTGCCTATCCCGGACAGCGACAGCTGGGAGTTCGAGCGGTTCGGCCATGAGTGCGCCCGTGATCTCCTTGCGGGCGGTCTCCCCACGCGCACGCTGCTGTGTGCCAATGATCGTATCGCGCTAGGCGCGCAGCTTGCCGCCTGGGAGGCCGGGCTGAAGGTCGGGCGCGACGAGGATTGCGACCTGCGCATCGCCGGGCACGACGATCACCCTCAGGCGCGCTTTTCCTGCCCGCCCCTGACCACGGTGGCGCAGAATTACGGCGAGATGGCCCGGGCCATGTCCGAGTTGATCTCGTGCATCGAACACGACGGCAAGACCAAGCCACGCAACATCCTGCTGCGGGCGGAACTGAAACTCAGGGCCTCGGCCTGA
- the tcuB gene encoding tricarballylate utilization 4Fe-4S protein TcuB: MSHSTPALAEADRLMTVCNSCRYCEGLCAVFPAMELKRSFSDGDLNHLANLCHNCGACYHDCQFAPPHEFAVNVPGTLAQVRAESYAHYACPKAARPLFARHGTALAIGMTLITALFILGFVAANEPDALLGSHLNDASFYALMPHNAMIALFGAAFLWMLIAVFMGARAFWHDVGTPQVGVTDHAQATLDAAQLRYLDGGGMGCFNDDDQPTDRRRLWHHFTFYGFLLCLAATSLATIYHYVFGWHAPYAWHSGPALLGIAGGLGLVIGPIGLLRAKQGRMEELGAQGFRGMEVGFILMLLLVGASGLALRVLGETALLGPLLALHLGAVLTFFLTMPYGKFVHGLYRYLALSRHARDMRIAPVPKP; encoded by the coding sequence ATGTCGCATAGTACACCCGCCCTGGCCGAGGCCGACCGTCTGATGACGGTCTGCAACTCCTGCCGCTACTGCGAAGGGCTCTGCGCCGTGTTCCCCGCGATGGAGCTGAAGCGATCCTTCAGTGATGGCGACCTGAACCACCTCGCCAATCTCTGTCACAACTGCGGCGCCTGCTATCACGATTGCCAGTTCGCCCCGCCGCATGAGTTTGCGGTGAACGTGCCGGGCACGCTGGCGCAGGTCCGCGCCGAAAGCTACGCCCACTATGCCTGCCCGAAGGCCGCAAGGCCGCTGTTCGCCCGCCACGGTACGGCCCTGGCCATCGGCATGACGCTGATTACCGCGCTTTTCATCCTTGGTTTCGTGGCGGCAAACGAGCCCGATGCACTGCTGGGCTCACATCTGAACGACGCCAGCTTCTATGCCCTGATGCCGCATAATGCGATGATCGCCCTCTTCGGCGCGGCCTTCCTGTGGATGCTGATCGCGGTCTTCATGGGCGCCCGCGCCTTCTGGCACGATGTCGGCACGCCACAGGTCGGCGTCACGGATCACGCCCAGGCGACCCTCGATGCCGCGCAGCTGCGCTATCTCGACGGTGGTGGCATGGGCTGCTTCAACGACGACGACCAGCCGACGGACCGTCGGCGGCTGTGGCATCACTTCACCTTCTACGGCTTCCTGCTCTGCCTCGCAGCGACCTCGCTGGCGACGATCTATCACTATGTCTTCGGCTGGCATGCGCCCTACGCCTGGCACAGCGGCCCGGCCCTTCTGGGGATCGCAGGCGGCCTCGGCCTGGTGATCGGCCCCATCGGACTGCTGCGGGCCAAGCAAGGCCGGATGGAGGAACTGGGCGCCCAGGGCTTCCGCGGCATGGAGGTGGGCTTCATCCTGATGCTGCTTCTCGTCGGCGCAAGCGGCCTTGCCCTGCGGGTCCTCGGCGAAACGGCCCTGCTGGGCCCCCTTCTCGCCCTGCACCTGGGCGCGGTGCTGACGTTCTTCCTGACCATGCCCTACGGCAAGTTCGTCCACGGTCTCTACCGCTACCTCGCGCTCTCGCGCCATGCCCGCGACATGCGGATCGCCCCGGTACCGAAGCCGTAA
- a CDS encoding metal-dependent hydrolase family protein, producing the protein MATRSMDGGVHAHDPHSCLCCRPEIFALTDRMTADLTRRGFMASMATSIAALGLPGLATAQTKTALETTPAPTVFKNFRLFDGQGETLRDGFHLRVDDGKITALAEGDVTASQDVTVIDCGGRTLMPGLIDAHWHAMFAPLPMISLLTSDIGYVYLAASAEAERTLMRGFTTVRDVGGPSFALKRAIDEGLAPGPRIFPAGALISQTGGHGDFRMRSDVPRSEGRITYSEEIGAAAIADGPDQVLHRVREQLMLGASQIKLTGGGGVSSLYDPLDTLQFLPEEISVAVRAAADWGTYITAHIYTPAGISRYVKAGARCIEHGQLADEDSVKLIVDHDVWWCLQPFTEASDMNRYSDKENQRKQQMVWDGTDRAYELAIKHKAKVGWGTDILFAPAATVNQGNMLAAMKRWYTPAKALKMATGDNGDLLALSGERAPYRGKLGVIEVGAFADILIVDGDPTEDIDLIADPDANLLLIMKDGYIHKNSIPA; encoded by the coding sequence ATGGCGACTAGATCTATGGATGGTGGCGTTCATGCTCACGACCCGCACAGTTGCCTGTGCTGCCGGCCGGAGATTTTTGCATTGACCGACCGGATGACTGCTGACCTGACCCGGCGCGGTTTTATGGCCAGCATGGCGACATCGATTGCGGCTCTTGGTTTGCCGGGCTTGGCGACCGCGCAAACGAAAACTGCACTGGAAACTACCCCTGCACCAACCGTATTCAAGAATTTTCGTCTTTTTGACGGACAGGGAGAGACACTTCGCGACGGCTTTCATCTGCGCGTAGATGACGGAAAGATAACCGCGCTCGCCGAAGGTGACGTGACCGCTTCGCAGGACGTCACGGTGATTGACTGCGGCGGGCGCACGTTGATGCCGGGCCTGATCGACGCGCATTGGCACGCGATGTTCGCCCCCTTGCCCATGATTAGTCTGCTGACGAGCGATATCGGCTATGTTTATCTGGCAGCAAGCGCCGAGGCAGAGCGCACCTTGATGCGGGGTTTCACTACCGTCCGCGATGTTGGCGGGCCTTCCTTTGCCCTCAAGCGCGCGATCGATGAAGGGCTTGCTCCTGGCCCCCGAATTTTTCCTGCCGGCGCGCTGATCTCGCAAACTGGCGGTCATGGCGATTTTCGTATGCGCTCAGATGTTCCGCGCTCCGAGGGTCGGATCACCTATTCCGAAGAGATCGGCGCGGCCGCGATCGCGGACGGGCCAGACCAGGTTCTGCATCGCGTGCGTGAGCAACTCATGCTGGGCGCCAGCCAGATCAAGCTGACAGGCGGCGGCGGCGTGTCGTCGCTCTATGATCCGCTCGACACGCTCCAGTTCCTGCCCGAAGAAATCAGCGTGGCCGTTAGGGCAGCGGCCGATTGGGGCACATACATCACGGCCCATATCTATACCCCGGCGGGCATTAGCCGCTATGTCAAGGCTGGAGCGCGCTGTATCGAACATGGTCAATTGGCCGACGAAGACTCGGTTAAGCTCATTGTCGATCATGACGTCTGGTGGTGTTTGCAGCCGTTCACCGAGGCCTCCGACATGAACCGATACTCCGACAAGGAGAACCAGCGAAAACAACAGATGGTCTGGGACGGCACTGATCGGGCTTATGAATTGGCCATCAAGCACAAGGCAAAAGTGGGTTGGGGAACGGATATCCTCTTTGCTCCGGCCGCGACGGTTAATCAGGGCAATATGCTTGCGGCAATGAAACGCTGGTATACACCTGCCAAGGCTTTAAAAATGGCAACGGGCGACAACGGGGATCTCCTTGCACTTTCAGGCGAACGTGCACCCTATAGGGGGAAACTCGGTGTCATCGAGGTTGGGGCCTTTGCTGACATTCTGATCGTCGATGGTGACCCGACAGAAGATATTGATCTTATTGCCGACCCGGACGCCAACCTTCTCTTGATCATGAAGGATGGATACATTCACAAGAACTCGATACCTGCCTAG